The genomic stretch TTCCTGCCAATTCTGCGGCCATGGCATTCACCATTGCTTGCATCGCAATTAAATTAAAAGGGGTAATAATAGAACCCGCATTTAAAACCGTTGTTCCTGGAAGGGGAGTGAGAAGTTTAGACCCACCCGGAGGTAAGGTAAGCATCCGATATAATAAACTTCCCACCATTAAAAACCCCACTAAAATCACACAAGCCATTCCGATTAAATTAGCAGTAATTCCTAACCATAAAGCATGAATCACCTCTGCTTTAGCAGGCCGTTGGTTGGGATCTTCTAATTGATTGCCAATTTGACTATATCGGAAACACCAATACAGAGTAAAAATCAAAGCAAATAAACATCCATATCCTAAAACAAGACCTAGGGCAGAATTTTGGGGATTAGAAGGAGAAGCAGGTCTTAAAAACAAAACAAAAATCAATAGAAATATGGGAATTATGCCCAATATAGATTGCACCCAAAACCCAAACCAACCCAAACGACGAAAATCTTGGGCAATTTCATTAACATTAGGAGACGGAGATTCATAATTCGTATAGGGTTCAACCATCTTTTTTCCTGGATTTAATCTGAATATTGACAGTAATATTTTTTTGTAAAAAAACAATATTAGATAGTTTAATCGAATATCTGAAACAAGTCAAGGATTTTAGACCCTATCGAGGACGATAACCTAACAACGCTTCGAGGGTAGACCCAGCAGCTATCAAAATCCCCTCTATATAG from Planktothrix tepida PCC 9214 encodes the following:
- a CDS encoding DUF3611 family protein, whose product is MVEPYTNYESPSPNVNEIAQDFRRLGWFGFWVQSILGIIPIFLLIFVLFLRPASPSNPQNSALGLVLGYGCLFALIFTLYWCFRYSQIGNQLEDPNQRPAKAEVIHALWLGITANLIGMACVILVGFLMVGSLLYRMLTLPPGGSKLLTPLPGTTVLNAGSIITPFNLIAMQAMVNAMAAELAGIAVSLWLLSRVSSHQPK